Proteins encoded together in one Lathyrus oleraceus cultivar Zhongwan6 chromosome 5, CAAS_Psat_ZW6_1.0, whole genome shotgun sequence window:
- the LOC127085007 gene encoding glutamyl-tRNA(Gln) amidotransferase subunit A, chloroplastic/mitochondrial, whose product MKMLSTLQTPRSTLSRFSIPSTITTFTSHSQNLPQASITTQSPTTSQPQSQILSIRHSLLSRNLSAVDLVRSHLTRLRLTEPHLRSFLHLPDDQTLISQAHDLDRRIAAGEDVGPLAGVLVAVKDNICTADMPSTGGSRILENYRPPFDATAVKRVRELGGIVVGKTNMDEFGMGSTTEASAFQVTANPWDVSRVPGGSSGGSAAAVSARQCVVSLGSDTGGSVRQPASFCGVVGLKPTYGRVSRFGLMAYASSLDAIGCFGSSVADTGILLHAIAGHDRFDATSSKQEVPNFLSHFDSASSFESKPLKGLRVGLIRETIEDGVEAGVVSTIRAAASHFEELGCTVNEVSLPPFSLGLPAYYILALSESSSNLSRYDGIRYGNQVYAEELGSLYGDSRAKGLGSEVKMRILMGTYALSAGYYDAYYKRAQQVRTIIRNSFKEALDQYDILISPAAPSAAYKIGEKKNDPLAMYAGDIMTVNVNLAGLPALVLPCGFIENGTAGLPVGLQMIGAAFHEGELLRVGHIFEQTLENGRFVPPIVADSVE is encoded by the exons ATGAAAATGCTATCCACACTTCAAACCCCTCGTTCCACCCTCTCTCGTTTCTCCATCCCCTCCACCATCACCACCTTCACTTCCCACTCCCAAAATCTCCCACAAGCTTCTATCACCACCCAATCCCCAACAACCTCGCAACCCCAATCCCAAATCCTCTCAATTCGTCACTCCCTCCTCTCCCGCAACCTCTCCGCCGTCGACCTAGTCCGCTCCCACCTCACGCGCCTCCGTCTCACTGAGCCTCACCTCCGCTCATTCCTCCATCTCCCCGACGACCAGACTCTTATTTCCCAAGCTCATGACCTCGACCGCAGAATCGCCGCTGGGGAGGATGTTGGCCCTCTCGCCGGCGTCCTTGTTGCGGTCAAGGATAATATTTGTACGGCTGACATGCCGTCCACTGGTGGTTCTCGCATACTTGAGAATTACCGGCCGCCGTTTGATGCTACTGCTGTGAAGAGAGTGAGGGAATTGGGTGGCATTGTTGTTGGGAAAACTAATATGGATGAGTTTGGTATGGGTAGCACCACTGAAGCCTCTGCATTTCAG GTGACTGCCAACCCGTGGGATGTTTCTAGGGTACCGGGAGGATCATCTGGAGGATCGGCAGCTGCAGTTTCTGCCAGGCAGTGTGTTGTATCGTTGGGAAGTGATACTGGCGGAAGTGTGAGGCAGCCAGCATCTTTTTGCGGCGTCGTAGGTTTGAAGCCAACATATGGGCGTGTCTCAAGATTTGGACTTATGGCGTATGCATCATCCCTTGATGCCATTGGCTGCTTTGGTTCATCGGTCGCTGATACTGGGATTCTCCTTCATGCAATTGCTGGTCATGATAGATTTGATGCCACCTCAAGTAAACAG GAGGTGCCCAACTTTCTATCTCATTTTGACTCTGCAAGTTCTTTTGAAAGTAAGCCCTTGAAAGGGCTGAGAGTTGGTTTGATCCGTGAAACTATTGAAGATGGTGTTGAGGCTGGAGTAGTTTCTACAATTCGTGCTGCTGCTTCCCATTTTGAGGAATTAGGATGCACGGTTAATGAG GTGTCGCTGCCACCCTTTTCGCTTGGATTGCCAGCTTACTATATCCTCGCTTTGTCTGAATCATCTTCCAACTTGTCTCGCTATGATGGTATTAG ATATGGAAACCAAGTTTATGCTGAAGAGCTAGGCTCTCTTTATGGAGATTCCCGAGCCAAAGGGTTAGGTTCAGAG GTGAAAATGAGAATTTTGATGGGGACGTATGCCCTTTCAGCTGGTTACTATGATGCATATTACAAGCGAGCACAGCAG GTGAGAACCATTATAAGGAATAGCTTTAAAGAGGCACTGGATCAATATGATATCTTGATTTCCCCTGCAGCTCCTTCAGCCGCTTATAAAATTG GTGAAAAGAAAAATGATCCTTTGGCTATGTATGCTGGTGACATCATGACT GTAAATGTCAACCTAGCTGGACTGCCTGCCTTGGTTTTACCTTGTGGATTTATTGAGAATGGAACTGCAGGCCTTCCTGTTGGCCTGCAAATGATTGGTGCAGCATTTCATGAG GGAGAGCTGCTGAGAGTGGGACATATCTTTGAGCAAACACTTGAGAATGGTAGATTTGTTCCACCAATTGTAGCTGATAGCGTTGAATAA
- the LOC127080913 gene encoding uncharacterized protein LOC127080913, with amino-acid sequence MELVNRDASLKVKVIITHVAEKYRYIISYKKAWIAKCKAIESIYGNWETSYNDLLQWMLVDRTWLYGKYRGTLLMVVTQDGNGNIFSIAFALVEGDTKDAWSFFLGNLRIHVTPQANLCLISDRHESINSAYNNPENGWQYPPSSHVYCIRHVAQNFMREIKDKELCKKVVNMGYALTEATFNYYRGEIWRINNDTLSWIDNIPREKWAMAYDGGQRWGHMTTNLEEAVNLVLKETQNLPITALVQSTYYRLGSLFGKKRPSVDKNVGLWPSFH; translated from the exons ATGGAGCTTGTTAATCGCGACGCTTCTCTTAAGGTGAAGGTGATCATCACTCATGTTGCAGAAAAATACAGGTACATAATATCGTACAAAAAGGCATGGATTGCAAAGTGTAAGGCAATAGAATCGATATATGGAAATTGGGAGACATCTTACAATGACCTTCTGCAATGGATGCTG GTTGACAGAACATGGTTGTATGGCAAGTATAGAGGGACTCTGTTGATGGTTGTGACACAAGATGGGAACGGGAACATTTTCTCAATAGCTTTCGCATTAGTTGAAGGTGATACAAAGGAtgcttggagtttctttcttGGGAATTTGAGAATACACGTTACTCCACAAGCAAATTTGTGTCTTATATCAGACAGACATGAATCGATAAATAGTGCATATAACAATCCTGAAAATGGATGGCAATATCCTCCATCTTCACacgtctattgcattagacacgttgcacaaaacttcatgcgtgaGATTAAAGACAAGGAACTATGCAAAAAAGTTGTTAACATGGGTTATGCGTTGACAGAGGCGACATTTAACTACTATCGCGGGGAAATCTGGAGAATAAACAATGACACTTTATCATGGATAGACAACATCCCTCGAGAGAAGTGGGCAATGGCATATGACGGAGGGCAACGCTGGGGTCACATGACAACTAATCTAGAAGAAGCAGTGAACTTGGTACTCAAAGAAACCCAAAACCTTCCAATCACTGCATTGGTCCAATCTACGTACTATCGGTTAGGATCACTCTTTGGTAAAAAAAGGCCATCAGTGGACAAAAATGTTGGCCTCTGGCCAAGTTTTCACTGA